One stretch of Tachysurus fulvidraco isolate hzauxx_2018 chromosome 12, HZAU_PFXX_2.0, whole genome shotgun sequence DNA includes these proteins:
- the LOC113659804 gene encoding hepatic lectin-like, which translates to MMNTEDQENEMYNGSEFQDNVDVHPLYVKMSRFSVRDELSSRSYRLPAMLLGALCAVFLFVVIGLSVHINRVNDKHGILSLNSSVISSQLAQLQSDHRSLIESKNALQNKHEEDVRKIKSLEINLNKETTLNTDLSSKKQKLEEDKRKLQSQISNLEDNCGKCLPNWVLMNSTCFYFAVSLMIPGKNWDASRDDCKEKGADLVVIDSKEKQEFISARLQQYKIRFSYNNGFWIGLKDDHTEGIWKWLNETTLTEGYWMDGEPNDDKAREDCAVVYSRGNPMKTWNDLPCSLKQKWICEKEIDKTL; encoded by the exons ATGATGAACACTGAAGACCAGGAAAATGAGATGTACAATGGATCAGAGTTTCAAGATAATGTGGATGTTCATCCTCTATATGTAAAGA TGTCCAGGTTTTCTGTCAGAGATGAACTGAGCTCTAGGTCTTATCGACTGCCAGCAATGCTTCTTGGGGCCCTATGTGCagtatttctttttgttgtaaTAGGACTGAGTGTTCACA TTAACAGAGTGAATGACAAACATGGCATCCTGTCTCTAAACTCATCAGTTATCAGCTCTCAGCTCGCTCAGCTACAGTCAGACCACAGAAGCCTGATCGAGTCCAAAAACGCacttcaaaacaaacatgagGAAGATGTAAGAAAGATCAAATCCCTGGAGATAAATTTGAACAAAGagacaacactgaacactgacctaagctcaaaaaaacaaaaattagaggaagacaaaagaaaactGCAATCTCAAATTTCAAATCTTG aAGACAACTGTGGCAAGTGCTTGCCTAACTGGGTACTGATGAACAGCACATGTTTTTACTTTGCTGTGTCTTTGATGATTCCGGGCAAAAACTGGGATGCAAGCAGGGATGACTGCAAGGAAAAAGGAGCTGACTTAGTCGTCATAGATTCAAAAGAGAAACAG GAGTTTATATCAGCGCGTTTACAGCAGTACAAAATACGATTCAGTTATAATAATGGATTTTGGATCGGACTGAAAGATGACCATACAGAAGGGATCTGGAAATGGCTGAATGAGACCACACTGACGGAAgg CTACTGGATGGACGGGGAGCCAAATGATGACAAGGCTCGAGAGGACTGTGCAGTTGTGTATTCCAGAGGAAATCCAATGAAGACCTGGAATGATCTACCATGTTCACTCAAACAAAAATGGATCTGTGAGAAGGAAATAGATAAAACACTCTAG